In a single window of the Pleurodeles waltl isolate 20211129_DDA chromosome 4_2, aPleWal1.hap1.20221129, whole genome shotgun sequence genome:
- the APOF gene encoding apolipoprotein F: protein MGWTLLICLCLLGEHASGHLLLPNATGGHDGLPESGRDALDVAEVDDEPPAFNRVAPYGQADESERLAKALMDSIYGSFPTLRLSQATGGLSCQELSVVSRLGHLELSSDLVDIALVLALTGLRCHTEAELHILQLYENLGVGEVNDIFLEILKYAAADSKPLGAPIAHRSFDAPFTDNRADAGNLPALLFNVDQIAAPFRGSEPHPFTHRCVKLTKVRGFLLVGLASSHHASWEEAATMCRRLRDLCAGVATNATNDFQVLRREGSYFVPCPGASSWLHLCQSPHHSLRRRSPPEHCNDQREQEVHGVLQWMPLASTYYNLGTSMYYAALNCRELAKERAWEAVLDLGYDAVVALTGGATGIVGFGVAASVKPGVKAGVQAVMEYIKRTNLSDQ from the coding sequence ATGGGTTGGACGCTTCTCATCTGTCTGTGTCTGCTGGGAGAACATGCGAGTGGTCACCTGCTGCTCCCCAATGCCACCGGAGGTCATGATGGATTGCCAGAGTCTGGGAGAGATGCCCTCGATGTTGCTGAAGTTGATGATGAACCACCGGCTTTTAACAGAGTTGCTCCCTACGGCCAGGCCGATGAGAGTGAAAGGTTGGCCAAGGCTCTGATGGACTCCATTTATGGAAGCTTTCCCACCCTGAGGCTCTCACAGGCCACAGGAGGCCTGTCCTGCCAAGAGCTGTCAGTTGTGAGCAGGTTGGGGCATCTTGAGCTGTCTAGCGACCTTGTGGATATTGCCCTTGTCCTTGCTCTGACAGGACTGCGGTgtcacacagaagcagaactgcatATCCTACAGCTTTATGAAAATCTTGGTGTTGGTGAGGTCAACGATATTTTCCTTGAAATACTTAAATATGCAGCTGCCGATTCTAAGCCTTTAGGCGCACCCATTGCCCATCGTTCATTTGATGCTCCATTCACTGACAATCGGGCGGATGCAGGAaaccttcctgctttgctctttaaTGTGGACCAGATAGCGGCCCCATTTCGGGGATCTGAACCCCACCCTTTTACCCATCGCTGTGTCAAACTCACTAAGGTAAGGGGTTTTCTCCTGGTCGGCTTAGCCAGCAGCCACCATGCTTCCTGGGAGGAGGCAGCCACTATGTGCCGCAGGCTGAGAGATCTATGTGCTGGAGTAGCCACCAATGCTACCAATGACTTCCAAGTCCTCAGGAGAGAGGGGAGCTACTTTGTGCCATGCCCTGGTGCCAGTTCCTGGTTGCACCTCTGCCAAAGTCCCCACCACTCACTGCGGAGACGCTCTCCACCTGAACACTGTAACGACCAGCGAGAGCAAGAAGTCCATGGTGTACTTCAATGGATGCCCCTGGCTAGCACCTACTATAACTTGGGCACCTCGATGTACTACGCAGCCCTGAACTGCAGAGAACTTGCCAAAGAGCGGGCGTGGGAGGCTGTCCTTGACCTGGGGTATGATGCAGTGGTAGCACTGACTGGAGGTGCCACAGGCATTGTAGGGTTTGGAGTGGCTGCTAGTGTGAAACCAGGAGTAAAAGCTGGTGTGCAGGCTGTTATGGAATACATTAAGCGAACAAACTTAAGCGATCAATGA